Within Vicia villosa cultivar HV-30 ecotype Madison, WI linkage group LG1, Vvil1.0, whole genome shotgun sequence, the genomic segment GTTTTGACCATAACTCATTTTTCTTTGATATAAAACTCATTTTTAATCTATAGAGCAAAGAGAACTTTCTTGTTTCCAACCTTCTCGGTACGCTAAACACTAAGGATTAATCCCCTATTTCAGAATTTTATCAAGATCTTAAGgttattatattctcaatttctTATCTGCAACTTTATTCCTTTTCATCTGATTATATTGTCATTCTGATTGCTTAATTCAAATTTCAGTAGGATCGATAGAATTCAGTTTGACATCATTTTGATTCTTTAATTTAATCGTTGAATTTAATTTACGATGCTTGACcgttaattatattttatcattcAGTATGATGCTTAGTCCAACCATAAGAACAAAATTTGCATAAGGTTTGATCAATCCTATAGTCAAACAAGAATAGAATCTCAATTATAATTTATACCTTCAAATAATCTTTGAGAAGTTTGAAAGATCTGAACTATTGGATTATTCatttaacacacacacacactttttttctttatttttccagTTGTCTGAACTTAtactcaaaattcaaaattcctttTTTTTAATCGATTCTAATTTCGGTTATTTGAGTTAGAAGTCTGTGAAAAACTACTTCATTTGTCACCATATACTACATTTTTAACTCATATTTGACCTGTGTTCGATAACAGATTAGTGGAGGGAGAATTAAATATGAAGGGAAGTGGAACCAAAGTAGTAAGTACTACAAGGCCTGAACAATACTCTCACCAAACAATCAATGGAGTTCGAATTCAACGCCGGTAATAACCATGCATAATACAAAGTCTTGATTCTTGGAATGACTTACTTAAGGGAAAGTGTTGATTCTCAATTTGTAACCAGTCAAGTCATCGGTGAATACCAAACCAAATAGACACAACTAATAAAGTATATGCAGAAAGTTCAAAAACTGACGAAACATTTAAGTTTGTTCTAACCAAATAGTGCATGTTTTACTGACAATTTGCATATCAAACATCTTCATAAATGATAAGAATTGAAAGAAGATGAATGTCTCATTGTAGTTTTGTGTTAAAAAATATCTTCAACTAGGCCTGGCTTTTCTTCAAATGAAAGCCTCATGTATGATATCTTCTGTTTATGTGTGTGCACTTTTATTGTAATAGAATTTTCATGCAGGGCAGGATTAATAGTTTCATGAAAATTATCAACTATATGCTGCTAATTGCTAACATGACTATCAGACAAGGGCTGGTATAATCAGGTTGGTAGCTCGCCGAAGCTCGGAATGCCAATTTATTCCGCTTTCAAGGCAACTTTACGTACCTGGGCATCTTGGACAGAGAATACAATTAACACAAATAGAAACAAAACAAATGATCGGTGACAGGCTTCGCAATCTTTTTGGGCAAATCTTTATCTCTAGGAAATCAAAGAAACATACCTGATACCACCATCTCCCGTTTAAGTTTCGAAGCTGAATATCGCATGCTTTCTAACCTCACATGCGACGTTCAATGGCTACACTATCTCTTCAAGGACCTTCGCATTGAATTTTCCTAACCATCTTCCGTCTACTACGACAACAGATCTGTTGACTACATAGCACATAATCCAACTTTTCATGATCGTTCCAAACACATCAAATTAACTGTCACTTAATCTGAGAAAAGCTGGAATCTTCTCTCATCAAATTATTCCCCATTCCATATTCTACTCAAATCGCCAACGTCTCCAACAAATCTTTATCCAACCCTTCATTCTCAACTTTTTTCTGCTCAAGCTTGGACTTATCTCATTGCATAGTCCAGCTTTTAGAGAAGTGTTAGATAAAAATCTTAAGATTAATtagatatatttgtttatttttatgttgctTGGCAGTTGCACTATTCTAGGGATTATTTTGCTACCTTGCAAGATAATGAAAATAAAGTCCTAAACTCTATAAGTAAAACTCTGAGTTGAGCATCAGATAACTTGAAGTAAAACTCAGTACAAGGAACCCACTGAGTTAGCATACTGTTCTATTTCAATAGAACATTTCAAATTAAAGTTCTATAAATCAAATTTAGCTAAATACTATTTAAATTTGCACATTTGAGTGTTGTCTAATCGTAAATCATATGGTTTGAGTTACTCGACACCAAATATTACGACTATATATGAAGTAAACATTAGAAGCTAGCAAAATGAATTAATCacctattttatttttctttagtttAGCAATCAacatgattaaaaaatatattgacaacATAGAACAATTTGTATTGGTCTCAAGTGAATAGCCATGCTACATAAACAAAACTTCTTCAATTACAAGACAATATCTTTTCAAATAAATAcattcattaatatttaatataaaggacATGAATACGTGACAGTTTTTAGACTCGCCGCGATACGAAACCAGATTAGTCGGTTCACTATGTGTATCGAAACTGGTTGGCtaaatcaaaaaaaaagaaaagaaaaggacaTGAATAAACATAAGCATAATCGCAAAAAAAGAAAACTAATTCATTGACAAGAAATGCACCCTTGCAAGGGTATTAACCCTTTCCTGCAATCAAAACACCAGTTTTGTGACAGTCCAAGTTCTCCCCCATCATCTACTAGTAAGTAGTAACTCATAAGAATATCTACCCGAAGAGTCATGCACGAAAATCTATATACACTATGGCCGGTGGACATTTTTTAACAAAGCAGTCCACTAGACTTCTAACATTATCATCTAATACATTTGATGGATTCACTCTGAATTTCAATGACTTCAATTTAACAAAGTAAGGAAGTTGAGTTATCATTGAATCAGATGAGCGAAGTAGAACCTGCACATATAGAGCGTATGAGACATTTTTTGAAGAGGTTCTATTACAACGAGATTGAGTATTGGAAACACATAGAACATATTATGAGCAATATGAAAATCAGCACTCAATTGCATTTTTCGGTCCTTCTAGATTCACATTATACTCATCTTAAAATTTGGGACCAAAATATGGTGATGCGTCGAGTTATTTATTGAAGTGGCAATGGAGCAGTTGATATGGTCTAATTCAAGTCCATTGCTACATCGACAAATAATTTACAACATCGCCAAAGTTTTAATCGCAAAGTAAAATGTTAGACATGTGGGAAGCTCGTGAGACTAAAAACCCGAGATTTGAAAATTCGTGAGTGAATTATAATAAAgagattaaaaatgaaattaaaaaagggGAGAACATATGAAGGAGTTTACCTTAAGGgtactccaagaaagcttcaatATCTTAACATAGTTAGCAAGCACTTGGAGGCAACTAATTAAGCCTGAAAAAGTAATCTCATAAAACatatgatcattttcttcaacaTCAATATGGACTTGTTCAAGATAAGAGATATTGCATACAGAGATCTGGTGAATGAGATCACGCGTGAGCGTGATAGAATTGAGGTTTGGAGTAGAAAGCACAATTTTGTAACCTACTTCTTGAATAGTACTTCCTATTGTCAAACTAGAAAGGTTTGAATTCGATACACAAAGTAAATTTGCTCCGCGATGTAGATTACAACATTCGAGTACTAAAGTGTTTAATCTATGACAATTTGAAAATGGATCAGAAACGCCATTGTCATTTGCTGTAAAAGTGGCATAGACAAGATGCAAGCTTTGTAATGCAGGTAAATGCAATGAAGATGGAAGTTGTGTCATACAAGGGACGGCCCTAATGGAAAGCTTAAGATGTGTCAAAGATTGGCAAGAAAATATGCGAGTATGCAATGAGTAACCACGACTAAAACTCAAATCAACTTCAAGTCTTAAACTATGGACATCATGTGAGTTAGCATATGTCATGATCTTATCAATAAGTTCAGGCCGAATGCAACCATATCGCGTCAAATCAATATCATGCAAAGATACTGAATCATCTCGATGATATAGGACCGAAGATACGAACGAGGCGAAATAGGGTGTACCACGAGTAAAGTCGAAGAAATTCAATGTGAGATTTGTGAGACGACGCCAAAGATCCTTCCATCTCATAGACAATATACAAGTTTGCACAGCTTGTTTTGTGTTGATAAATTTCATGATATGAAGCAAAACATAGTCCGGTAAGTCACTGAGTCTATCCCTTTTCTCTTTTCTATCTCttttattcttcatctttcacttCAACTTCCCTTTCCTTAGCCTTCAATCTAATGAATATTATCACCAACCAATGAAATTAATAAGAcccttttaaaagaaatatttatcTAAAAAAACAGATAACAAAAGCTATTTGATGAAAAACAACTCTTTTAAAAGTGAAATCTAAAACCAGAAACTACACACCAGCACATCTAAATATCACAGTGGAATAGCTCTAATCTTGCAGTGGCAGACACACACATTAAAAAGAAATTGCAATAAAATACAAATACTAGGGTTTGAGTTTCCTTTTGAAACAACAATGGTGTTCATTAAGTATGAATTGAATATCCAATGTTAAACTAAAACGCAGCACCTATCAatacaaaaactaaaaaaaatagcaGCATGCATAGGGAAAAAAACGCAAGATGAAGAATGATTGGTTTCAGAAGGGAGAAAGTTTATCAGAGTATAAATAATTACCTTGTAGGGTTTGAATCATTTGAAGTTCATAGTACTCAAAGCATTTTTTTTAAGAGAATAAGGAGCTAGTTACTTGTGAAATGAGTATGAACATATTCTAAGATATTGTTAATAAACTTTGTTTGGATAGGATCACAGGACTTGCTGCACCTAGATTATAGGGTTGATATGCCAACTAGAACTATCTTATAAGGGAAGCTTCACTCCCTCCATATATACTGCTACCAACAAAAATGTTACttgaatgaagaagaaaatgtttaaaattatttttatttttgaagttctaaatttaaatttaatactttcatttttttaatataggaatcacatatatatatatatatatatatatatatatatatatatatatatatatatatatatatatatatatatatatatatatatatgagaatgtgagaatgaatctgaaccatttgattttcattaatctaacgactttaattaactttttatatagaaaaatattttcaaaaataattaaattaaatgatcaattaaaaccgttagattaatgaaattaaatagttaaaatttgGGCGAGTAGGACACATCTTTTCTCTAACTTCTCTCTAATAGAGGAACATCTTTTCCCACGACTGGGCGAGTAGGGCACATCTAGGACGAAATGGTCCCTAGATGCAAACGAAAAAGGGGAGTCGCCTCAGATAGGTGGTTGTCATCCTCCCACCCTAGATAGACCTTTTATAAATATATCTCTACATAGTCCCTCAAGCACAAATAGTTCGATAAATGGATAAGTTCTTTAAATGATAGAGTGTCGGGGGCCTCCTCTTGATGAGGCATTA encodes:
- the LOC131601802 gene encoding putative F-box protein At1g58310, which gives rise to MKNKRDRKEKRDRLSDLPDYVLLHIMKFINTKQAVQTCILSMRWKDLWRRLTNLTLNFFDFTRGTPYFASFVSSVLYHRDDSVSLHDIDLTRYGCIRPELIDKIMTYANSHDVHSLRLEVDLSFSRGYSLHTRIFSCQSLTHLKLSIRAVPCMTQLPSSLHLPALQSLHLVYATFTANDNGVSDPFSNCHRLNTLVLECCNLHRGANLLCVSNSNLSSLTIGSTIQEVGYKIVLSTPNLNSITLTRDLIHQISVCNISYLEQVHIDVEENDHMFYEITFSGLISCLQVLANYVKILKLSWSTLKVLLRSSDSMITQLPYFVKLKSLKFRVNPSNVLDDNVRSLVDCFVKKCPPAIVYIDFRA